AAGTATTACCGGGATGAACCGCACTACGCTGATTAACGGTTTCATTCGTATCTTCATTCCGATGATGGCCGGAACGATTGCCGCAGTCGCTGCGGGGATGGGAGTAGGGATGCTGCTCGGCTATAGCGCACACCGGACGTTGTTCTACATCGTTGTGCCAATTATAGGCGGCGGCGTCGGGGAAGGTATTCTCCCGCTGTCCATCGCGTTCTCGCAGATCCTCGGCGGGGAATCCGGCTCCTATGTAGCCCAGATGATTCCGGCGGCGGTGATCGGCAACGTGTTTGCGATTATCGGAGCGGGCCTGCTCAAGCGGATGGCTGACAAAAATCCGTCCATCACCGGTAACGGTGTACTCGTGAAGGCGAAGGACGGCCAGAAGCTGGCCGGCAGCACGTATGACAGCCTGAAGCCGGACTTCCTGCTGATGGGCGCGGGACTGCTGTTCGCCTGCGGATTGTTCATCACCGGACACCTGCTGTCGCCGTTCGTCGGCATTCCGGGTCCGATCCTGATGATCTTCGCAGCTGCACTGCTGAAGATTTCCAAGCTGCTGCCTGCCAAAATTGAGCAGGGTGCTTATCAGCTCTATAAGCTGGTTTCCGGCACGTTGACCTGGCCGCTGATGGTCGGCCTCGGGATGCTGTACATTCCGCTGAAGGATGTCGCCGCCCTGATCTCGCTTCCTTATATTATTGTCTGCGCTACCGTTATCGTAGCGATGACGATCACCGGCTATTTTACCGGCAAATGGGTCAATATGTATCCGGTTGAAGCGGCCATTGTTACCGGCTGCCGCGGCGGCCTTGGCGGAACCGGCGATGTAGCGATTCTGTCAGCCTCCGGACGCATGGAACTGATGCCGTTCGCACAGATCTCCACCCGGATCGGCGGTGCGATTACAGTAGTTGTGGCCACGCTGCTCATCGCGGTATGGGGCGGCTGAGCAGGGTGCTCAATCAGCAAAAGAGACGCCTGAATCACATGAAATCGCATCCAAACGTGTCTAAATCATGGACAATTTGCGGATGTCAGCTTTTGTATTGCCAATCTATTCATTATCGCGGAGAATGACTACAGGAGCATATGAAATGCATAGTTGACGGAGCTGCAACCGGGTCTGGAAAGGTTCGGATACAGGAAGCTCCGCTATATATAGAAAGATCCGAGAAAGATGCAACCAATGGTTAACCAGTTGAATGGAGGAGTTAATATGGAACTATTAGAAGAAATTATGCTGCTACATAAAGGCGGTAAGCTTGAAACTACCCTGAAGCATCCGATTCTGTGCAAAGACGACCTGTCCAAAGTCTATACGCCGGGTGTGGCGAAGGTCTGTCAGGCGATTGCCGACGATCAGTCCCAGGCTTACGAGCTAACCACGAAGAAGAATACCGTAGCTGTCGTATCCGATGGCACAGCTGTACTGGGGCTTGGCGATATCGGGCCGAAGGCGGCCATGCCGGTTATGGAAGGTAAGGCAGCGCTGTTCAAGCAGTTCGCGGACGTAGACGCCGTGCCGATCTGCCTGGACACCAAGAATACCGAAGAGATTATTGCGATTGTAAAAGCACTTGCCCCGACGTTCGGCGGCATTAACCTGGAGGACATTTCCTCTCCGCGCTGCTTCGAGATTGAAGCCAGACTAAGAGCGGAGCTGGACATTCCGGTATTCCATGATGATCAGCATGGTACGGCAATTGTCGTAACTGCCGGATTGCTGAACGCACTCAAGGTATGCGGCAAGGATATCAAGGATGTCAAAATCGTAGTCAACGGCATCGGTGCAGCAGGCATCTCCGTCTCCAAAATGCTGCTGCATGCCGGAGCGGTGAACCTGATCGGCGTGGACCGGGAGGGCGCGATTAACCGGCTGGCGGATTATGAGCGCAGCCATTGGAGCGATTTTGCCCAGATTACGAACCCTTATCTGGAAATCGGAAGTCTGTCCGATGTGATCAAAGGCGCGGATGTCTTCATCGGAGTCTCTGCACCGGATGTGCTGAAGCTGGAAGATGTGCTGAACATGGCCGCAGACCCGATTGTGTTCGCCATGGCGAACCCGATGCCGGAGATTGATCCTGCGATTGCCGCGCCGCATGTAAGAGTTATGGCGACCGGCCGTTCCGACTATCCGAACCAGATTAACAATGTGCTGTGCTTCCCTGGGATATTCAGAGGGGCGCTGGATTGTGAAGCTACGGATATTAATGAAGACATGAAGCTGGCGGCTGCAGAGGCGATCTCCTCCGTCATTGACCCGTCTGAGCTGCATGAGAAATATATCATCCCGGATGCCTTCGACCCGCGTGTAGTAGAGAGAATCCGCATGGCTGTAGCTGAAGCGGCAGCTAAGAGCGGTGTAGCCCGCAAGAACCTGCTGGTCGGCATTAACTGATTCCTATATTAATGAAGATACACAAACGGCAAGCTCGTCAGATGAGCTTGCCGTTTTCTTTGCAAGCTGGAGGTGTTGCTCAGGAAGTGTGCTACTGTAGGCGAGAGAGCCGCTTGGCGCTGGTTATGATCTCGGAATTTGGGGTAATGAACGGGAGATTCAGGGCCGGATATGGAAGCAGCCGGTTGTACATAAATCTGATATCGGAGGGAACAAGATGAGTGAGCAAGAAGTGGAAGCCATCGGCTGGGATGCGATAGAGGAACAGATGACAGGGCTATACGGACAACAGGAACCGAAGCATTATGCTGCAATGCTGCCCTATAGTCTGGGGGGCAATGACCCGCTGAACGGAATCAGCGCCTATGCAGCGGAGCAGCCATACCCGCATTGGCATTTCGTAACCTTCGGCTTCTCCGAGCTGTATGAGAAGGAGTCTGAAGACCTTGAATACAGCGGCTACGGCTTCGAGCTGACCTTCCGTCTGGCGCGTAGCAGCAGCGAGCAGGAGCCTCCAGCCTGGGCGATCAATCTGCTGCAGAACATGGCCAGATATGTATTCTCCAGCGGCAATATCTTTGCTTCCGGCCATCATCTGGATGCCAATGGCCCGATATGCCTCGGGGCTGATACCCGGCTGACGGCGCTGGCGTTCACTGATGACCCGGAGCTTCCGGCTGTGGATACGCCGAACGGCCGTGTGGAATTCCTGCAGATGGTAGGAATCACAGCGGACGAGCTGGAAGCGATGATGTCCTGGAATACCAATGCCTTCCTGGAGGCCAGTCAGGAGGTGCTCCCTCTCTATATCACCGAGCTTGCCCGGGATTCGCTGCTTCGGCTCTCTACCATCCAGGAAGCGGTGCGTCAGGGCACCCGGCGTGACGGATCACAGACGGGCATTCTGTATGTAGATGAACTGGATTATGAGCCCGGCACAAGCCGTCTGTTCGGCACAGCACCTGCTGTCCTGACCATAGGCGCAAGGCAGGCACCGACTATAGCCAAGCTGCTGCGCGGCCGTCTGCTGAAGGGGAAGCCGCTGACCCTGACCAGCAAGAAGCTGCAGGTGATGCTGGAGCGCAGACCCGATAACGATAGTGTGGTCAACGAGGAGTTTGTGAGCCTCGGCTTGACGGAAGAGGCGGTCCTGGAGCTGGAGGAGAAGCTTCAGCCCAAGGAAGGGGAGCTCCGGCTGTCTGCCGCCAAAGCATTGAAGGTGCAGATCCGCAAGACCTACATCAAAGACCAGGAAGGGAATGTGGTCCAAACTATCGGATAATCAGAGCCAAGGCCTGAAGTCTGGATAATGTATGCGTACAACCGAATAGAATGGGCTGGTATAGCGGTATACGGCCTGAATGTATATGAAAAACAGCATACATTGTGTTCGAAAGCAGGCGCATGGCTAAAATGTATATGGAAAACAGCATACATTGTGCTTGCAAGCAGGCGCATGGCTAGAATGTATATGGAAAACAGCATACATTGTGTTCGAAAGCAGGCACACAGCTTGAATGTATATCAAAAACAGCATACATTGTGTTCGCGCAAAGGTAATCTTATTCATCCGTTAGGATGATTTTTAAAATGCTTCAAATTATCCTTCTATTTCTCGCCGAAACGTTACCGCCCTTTAAAAGGATGGTACCGTTTCCACTTGTCATCATTCTAACGGATAGACAGCCTGAAGACCCAATCTTTAGCTTATCTTTAGACTTGGTTTAGTCTGAATTAAGAATCCCCGGCTATATTTAAGTGAATAAGACACGCTGCTTAAAATATAAGAACGGGAGTCCACTATGGCCAAATTGAATTTGTTTATCCGCGTGTGTATTGCCGTGCTGCTGGTGCTGGGCATTATCTATGTCAGCTCACTGGTAGACTTTATTTTTACCCCCATTATCTCGTTGTTCAAGGTTGTGATGGTGCCGTTAATGCTCGCCGTCTTCTTCTATTATCTGCTTCGGCCCCTGATTGACTTCCTGTCCTCCCGCAAAATGAAGCGGACGCTGGCGATCCTGCTGGTCTATCTGGTGATTGCTATGCTGTTACTGGGCTTCACGGTAGGGGTCTGGCCTTCGCTGCAAAGTCAGCTGCTGAACCTGGTCAACAATATGCCGGGTGTGCTGAGGGCAGTAGGGGAGCAGCTGAGCAAGCTGGAGAACACTGAATTGCTGTCGGGACTGCTTCCTGAGAATATGAACCTGTCCAGCCAATTGATAGGCTATTTGAATACAGGCTTCTCACTGGCAACGGGCTATGTGACCGGGCTGTTCTCCTTTGTCTCTAATTTTGCGATTGTGCTGTTCACCTTTCCGATCCTGCTGTTCTACATGCTGAAGGAGGGCGGGAAGTTCGGCGATAAGGTCGTAAGCTTCTTCCCCAAACGTTATCATGAGGAAGGCGCAGGGGTGGTTGCCGAGATTGACAACGTGATGGGGAGCTTCATCGTCGGCAGAGTGCTGGTCAATCTGGCGCTGGGCGTGCTCATGTACATCGGGTTCCTGATTATCGGCCTGCCGTATGCGCTGCTGCTGACGCTGGTGGCGGTGCTGATGAACTTCATCCCGTTTATCGGAGCGATTCTGTCTACTGTGCCGATCTTCATCATCGGTCTGATCGAGTCCCCGTCTACGGCAATCTGGTCGATTGTGGTCGTGCTCGTTGCACAGCAGATCCAAGACAACCTGGTGGCCCCTTATATCTTCGGCAAAAGCATGGATATCCACCCGCTTACCACCATCATTCTCGTCCTGGCAGGCGGCGATTTCGGCGGAATCATCGGTATCCTGGTTATTATTCCGGTCTATATGATGCTCAAAATCATCATCATCAAGCTCTACCAGCTGTTCCTCCGCAAGCGCTGGGACGAGGAGCCGGAGCCGGCAGCGCCTATGGGACCGTTGGAGCAGGTGCCCGGGGGGACGGTGTCTTCTGCGGAAGCGGGGGAGTAGGTGGAAAAAGTACACCTAATCTGCCCAATTCTAAGGATTCGCCGAAAGTCGGCCCCAGTAAGTGTTGTTTATCCAACTAATCTCTGAAAGTGTGTCTGTAGCGCGAAATTAGATGGACTAAATCCACTTGCTTCACACGTTGCGTTCTGAGCTGTGCGTATATATCCGATACAACCGCATACTGATCTGAACCCCAAAAAAGGTCTATCCCAAAAGCCATCATATGGCTGGGATAGGCCTTCTTCAATTAGAATCACCATGAGGAGTAGGGTGGCCGCTCTGTGTTCTGACCAGCATGAGGCTTCAGCCGCAAAGCTGCCACGCACTACTCGAGCTGTCAAGCTCTACCCGCTGCTATTCCCGCATCAAAAACGCCCGCGTCCGCTCCAGCTTCGGACTGCCGAAGATTTCCTCCGGCGTGCCGGATTCGGCAATGTCCCCGTTGTCCATAAAGAAGACGCGGTCCGCGACATCGCGGGCGAAGCTCATCTCATGGGTAACGATCATCATCGTCATGTTCTCCTCGGCCAGCTGGCGGATGACGCGCAGCACCTCGCCGGTCAATTCAGGATCAAGCGCCGAGGTCGGCTCATCGAACAGGAGAATGTCCGGGCTGAGCATCATTGCCCGGGCAATAGCAACCCGCTGCTTCTGCCCGCCTGACAGCGTGGAGGGGTAGACGTCTGCTTTGTCAGAGAGGCCAACCTTGGCGAGCAGCTCCCGGCTCTTGGCCGTGATCTGCTGCACACGCTCCCGCTTCAGCGTGCGCGGGGCAAGCTCCAGGTTGTCCCGCACACTGAGATGCGGAAACAGATTGAAATGCTGGAACACCATCCCCATGCTTGAGGTGATGTCTCTGATCGACGCCGTACTGGCGTAGCGCCCGTTCTCAACGAGCGTTTTGCCGCAGATCGAGATGCTGCCGCCGGTGACCTCCTCCAGATGCACAAGACTGCGCAGCATGGTGCTTTTACCGGAGCCCGAGGGCCCGATCACCGCAACGACTTCGCCGGGCTTCACGTCAAAGCTTATCTGGTTCAGCACACTGAGGCTGCCGAAGTCCTTCTTCAATTGCCGTACTTCAATCATGCTACTCATAGCCATACAGCCCTTCTACTCAAATTTGAAACGTTTCTCCAGCAGCTTGAAGAACAAGGTCAGCACCAGGGTCATCAGCAGATAAATGACGCCCGCTACGACAAAAGGCGTGACCGTGAAATCACGGTTCACCGCCGTCTTGGCGAAATTCAGCAGCTCCGGCACCGCTACGGCATACAGCAGAGCGGTATCCTTGACCAGCGTAATGGACTCATTGGCAACCGCAGGCAGTGCCACGCGGAACATCTGAGCAAGAATGACCTTGCGCAGTGTCTGCCACCGGCTAAGCCCCAGAACCTTGGCCGCCTCATGCTGGCCTTTATCGATCGAGAGCAGCCCGCCCCGGAAAATCTCGGCGAAATAAGCGCCGTAATTCAGGATAAAGCCCAGGCTGGCCGCTACAAAACGGTCCATGACCAGATATTCCCCGATCACGGGAATCTGCGGCAGGCCAAAGCAGAAGAAGAACAATTGCAGCAAGAGCGGCGTTCCGCGCATGACGTAAATATAAGCATGTGCGATCCAGGCCAGCGGCTTTAACGTGCTTTTGGCCATCAGCGTAACCACCATCCCGAGCGGAATGGACAGCACGATTACGATCAGGAACAGCAGCACCGTAGTCCGGGCGCCTTCCAGCATCGGTCCGGAAATTCTAATAATATAATCGATATCCATGTCTACACCCGGCTCCTAAACGATAGCATCTAGTTCAATACCTTATTCTCTCCGAACCACTTGGTGGAAATCCCGGCGGCTGTTCCGTCACTGCCCAGTTCATCCAGCGCCTTCTGCAGCTCATCGAGCAGAGCTTCATTACCCTTCTTGATACCAATGCCATATTGCTCAGGGGCCAGCGATTCTTCCATCAGCTTGTACGTATCCGGCTCCTTGGCTATGTAATATCTGGCAACCACCTCATCGATGACCACCCCGTCCAGACGGCCCGACTTCAGGTCGGTCAGTGCCAGTACATTGTCGGTGAATTCAGACACGCCGCCAAGCTCGGCCTTGATCGGATTCGCATCCAGGGCATCGGCGGCAGAGGAGAGGCTCTGAAGTCCGATTTCCTTACCGGCCAGATCCTGAAGCTTCGCAAGTGCTGAATCCGCCAGCACAACGACCACCTGACTGTTCTCCAGATAAGGCTTCGTGAATAACACCTTGTCCTTGCGCTCATCCGTGATGGTGTATCCGTTCCAGATCATATCGATCCGTCCGCTGTTCAGCTCAGACTCCTTGGCGGACCAGTCAATCGGCTGGAAGGTAACCTCCCGGCCCATCTTCGCGGCAGCCGCCTTCGCATAATCGATATCAAAGCCTACAATCTCATTGTTATCATCCCGGAAGCCCATCGGGGCGAACTTATCGTCGATGCCGATCACCAGCTTCCCGTCCTTACCGCCTGAACTGGAGCAGCCAGTGACCACTGCAAGCGCCATAATTACAAGTAGAACCCATATTCCCTGTCTCTTCATCTCTCTAATCCCCCTAGTAGATTGCCTGCCGCATCCGATTGCTTTAGTTCGTTAATACGTTATCAGTGTATCATGATAACATATCATGTGAGTTCATGTCGATAGAGTTGAGAGAGTTAAGAGGGGCAGATGTGTCCAAAATAAATCTAACTCCTCCATCTGCGAGCTGAGCGTGTTCACATGTGCTTGGCCGTCCGTTTGAACGACCAAACCGTCTCCCTCCCGGCAGGCCGGAATGAAGACGGTTTCAGATTACAGCTATATGCGTTAAGCCTCAGGCTGCTGTATTTAAGCCAGTTTTCTTACTTTTCCACCTTTAATATTGCGTGTTGCCCGATTGACTGGTCTTGCCTGAGGCAAAGCCCTTGAATAAGGCAGGCACACTGCGGTAGCGGGTATTGGTGATTTTGGCGGCGCTGCTGCTGCTGTCTGTGCGGAAGATGGAATCCTTGACGTTCGAGATATCAGAGTTATCCAGAGTGAAGTTCACCGTGAACGAAGTTCCGCCGTTCTGGCGGGCCAGCTTACCGATGTCATTCGCTTTGAAATTCTTGATGTTGATCGTGCCTGCGGCGTTGATCTGGAATACTTTATCGTAGGCTTTGTACGCACCTCCGCCTGTAATATTGACGGTGCCGGAGGCCTTCAGGGTCAGGGCATCCTCGCCGACATCCTGCCAGGTTACATTGGAGATGGTAGCGTTACCGTAACAGTGCACCCCGTCTGCGCCGGGAGCGCCGATAATTACATTTTTGAGTGTGGCATTCTTCTCCAGCCGGAAGATAGGCTTCTGGTTCTCTGCCTGACTGCCGTCTCCAAGCGTACTCGGATTGGCGACAAATGTCTGGCCGCTGCCGTCATACGTCTGTCCGGCCGGTACGACAATCGTCGAGTTCACCACAATGGGCGTTGCGGCAGATACCTCGGGGGGACTGGCAACATAGAACGAAGACAACAGTGCAACCGACAGGAGCAAGCCAACTACCTTTTTCAAAAACATTCCGCCCTTCAACTCTAGAATTAGGTCCGGCGTACCGGTCCTTTGCGGGCAAACCAGCCAGATGTGCACCTCTGACAGCACCCGATATCTAGCCTATTCAGAACACGTGTGCATAGAACAAAATCCTTTTAATGAAAAAAATTTACATATTTCAGACACAATTAGGTAAGGGTTGCAAGCTGAGAGATAAAGGATAACAATAGTAGAATAGTAGAGCACAGAAACGGAGGAATTGAGAATGACTGAGGAAGAGCTTGACGCAATGTGGGAGGAGCAAATGCAACAGGAGAAAGAAGAGAAGGTGAAGAAGTACAGCATTCTGAACACCTTGGCGCTGCAAGGGCAGACCGTATTGGCGGGCTCTTCGCTGATGGAGTTTTTTCCGGTGAATGAACTGCAGCAGACGCTGGAGAAGCGGACGGTCATCTATAACCGCGGAATTGCGGGCTATGTGACCCGGGAATTGCTTGAAGCGCTGGAGGTATGTGTGCTAGAGCTTGCGCCTTCGCGGCTGTTCATTAATATCGGCACGAACGACATCAGTTCAGCGGACGGGGAGTATGAGCTCGGGAAGCTGCTTGCGAATTACAATGAGATCTTGACCCGGATCGGGGAACGGCTGCCGGAGTGCAAGGTGTATGTCATGGCCTATTACCCGGTGAATGCCAAGGCTGAATTCCCCGGAATGGATGAGGAGCTGCGGGCGAACTACTTCAGAACGAGAACCAATGCGGCGCTGCTCGAAGCGAACCGGGCCGTGGAGGAGCTCGCGGTGAAGCACGGCTATGAGTTCATTAATGTGAATGAGGGACTGATGGACGCCGAAGGGAATCTGAAGGAAGAGTATACGATGGACGGCGTTCATATGTATGCTAACGGGTATGCGGTGGTGCTGAATAATCTTAAGGGGTATTTGTAAAAAGGGAAGAGCAGACGGGCACCTCCCGTCTGCTCTTTCATGCTCCCTCCCTCAAATCAACTCCCGCCGCCGCTTCAAATACACGTACAGTACGATGCCCGACAGGGAGCAGACGGCAGCGCATAAGCCGATGAAGCCGTACCCCGCCTGGAGTCCGCGCAGCAGGCCGAGCTCAGTGGTGGAGCCGTAAAATGCTTTGACGGCTTCAATCACCCAGCCGATAATGTAATTGCCGATGACGCTGCCGAGGCCCATCAGGGTCACGACGAAGGTAATGGCGGTGTCGCTTCCGTTCGGGTACCGGCGGGCGATGAAGGCCATAACGGTGGGATAGATAATAGCAATCCCGGCCCCGGATAATGCGAACAGGAAGGCGAGACGTTCCCCGCCCGCCAAGGCGGCGAAGGTACAGACCGCCGAGAAGCAGGAGAAGATGATCAGCGAGAGGACGAAGCCGATCCGGTCCGTCAGTGCGCCGAGCACGAGCCGCCCGAGAGAGAATACAAGGAAGAAAGCAGAGAGCAGGCCGGAAGCCCGGATGGTGTCCCAGGCATAGGCTTTTTCCAGAAAGTTAACCAGCCAGCCGCCCACGGCCAGCTCCGAGACCACGCCGAAGGACAGGATCATCACCATCATCCAGAGTGCAGGATCACGCGTCAGAGTGCGGAAGGAGGTGCGGTCCTCCTGCGGAAGATCATCTCCGGGATACGTGCTGCGCAGCGCCGAGAGAATTGGCAGCAGACAGAGCGATAGCATGACCAGATACATCCCCCGCCAGTCCAGCAGATGTCCGAACACGCTCATCGACATGACTCCGGTAGCGAGCAGCGGCGCCACGGTGGAGCTTAATCCATAGAAGAAGTGGGATAAGTTCATCATGAACCCGGTGTTTTTGACGAAAATACGTGCCCCCAGAATTGCTAGTCCGATCTCCAGCATCCCGT
The window above is part of the Paenibacillus sp. FSL H8-0048 genome. Proteins encoded here:
- a CDS encoding 2-hydroxycarboxylate transporter family protein, which gives rise to MQKAIQPPLSVPEQQPVVLKQGEQGFVQKVLHLKVGVIPLPLYVVFALIIFAASVLGELPNDMIGGFAVIIVLGVLLSDLGFKLPILKNIGGPAILSLMIPSFMVFWNVLDPSVLESVNTLMKTSNFLYLYISILVAGSITGMNRTTLINGFIRIFIPMMAGTIAAVAAGMGVGMLLGYSAHRTLFYIVVPIIGGGVGEGILPLSIAFSQILGGESGSYVAQMIPAAVIGNVFAIIGAGLLKRMADKNPSITGNGVLVKAKDGQKLAGSTYDSLKPDFLLMGAGLLFACGLFITGHLLSPFVGIPGPILMIFAAALLKISKLLPAKIEQGAYQLYKLVSGTLTWPLMVGLGMLYIPLKDVAALISLPYIIVCATVIVAMTITGYFTGKWVNMYPVEAAIVTGCRGGLGGTGDVAILSASGRMELMPFAQISTRIGGAITVVVATLLIAVWGG
- a CDS encoding NAD(P)-dependent malic enzyme, with amino-acid sequence MELLEEIMLLHKGGKLETTLKHPILCKDDLSKVYTPGVAKVCQAIADDQSQAYELTTKKNTVAVVSDGTAVLGLGDIGPKAAMPVMEGKAALFKQFADVDAVPICLDTKNTEEIIAIVKALAPTFGGINLEDISSPRCFEIEARLRAELDIPVFHDDQHGTAIVVTAGLLNALKVCGKDIKDVKIVVNGIGAAGISVSKMLLHAGAVNLIGVDREGAINRLADYERSHWSDFAQITNPYLEIGSLSDVIKGADVFIGVSAPDVLKLEDVLNMAADPIVFAMANPMPEIDPAIAAPHVRVMATGRSDYPNQINNVLCFPGIFRGALDCEATDINEDMKLAAAEAISSVIDPSELHEKYIIPDAFDPRVVERIRMAVAEAAAKSGVARKNLLVGIN
- a CDS encoding suppressor of fused domain protein — translated: MSEQEVEAIGWDAIEEQMTGLYGQQEPKHYAAMLPYSLGGNDPLNGISAYAAEQPYPHWHFVTFGFSELYEKESEDLEYSGYGFELTFRLARSSSEQEPPAWAINLLQNMARYVFSSGNIFASGHHLDANGPICLGADTRLTALAFTDDPELPAVDTPNGRVEFLQMVGITADELEAMMSWNTNAFLEASQEVLPLYITELARDSLLRLSTIQEAVRQGTRRDGSQTGILYVDELDYEPGTSRLFGTAPAVLTIGARQAPTIAKLLRGRLLKGKPLTLTSKKLQVMLERRPDNDSVVNEEFVSLGLTEEAVLELEEKLQPKEGELRLSAAKALKVQIRKTYIKDQEGNVVQTIG
- a CDS encoding AI-2E family transporter, whose protein sequence is MAKLNLFIRVCIAVLLVLGIIYVSSLVDFIFTPIISLFKVVMVPLMLAVFFYYLLRPLIDFLSSRKMKRTLAILLVYLVIAMLLLGFTVGVWPSLQSQLLNLVNNMPGVLRAVGEQLSKLENTELLSGLLPENMNLSSQLIGYLNTGFSLATGYVTGLFSFVSNFAIVLFTFPILLFYMLKEGGKFGDKVVSFFPKRYHEEGAGVVAEIDNVMGSFIVGRVLVNLALGVLMYIGFLIIGLPYALLLTLVAVLMNFIPFIGAILSTVPIFIIGLIESPSTAIWSIVVVLVAQQIQDNLVAPYIFGKSMDIHPLTTIILVLAGGDFGGIIGILVIIPVYMMLKIIIIKLYQLFLRKRWDEEPEPAAPMGPLEQVPGGTVSSAEAGE
- a CDS encoding amino acid ABC transporter ATP-binding protein is translated as MSSMIEVRQLKKDFGSLSVLNQISFDVKPGEVVAVIGPSGSGKSTMLRSLVHLEEVTGGSISICGKTLVENGRYASTASIRDITSSMGMVFQHFNLFPHLSVRDNLELAPRTLKRERVQQITAKSRELLAKVGLSDKADVYPSTLSGGQKQRVAIARAMMLSPDILLFDEPTSALDPELTGEVLRVIRQLAEENMTMMIVTHEMSFARDVADRVFFMDNGDIAESGTPEEIFGSPKLERTRAFLMRE
- a CDS encoding amino acid ABC transporter permease, whose product is MDIDYIIRISGPMLEGARTTVLLFLIVIVLSIPLGMVVTLMAKSTLKPLAWIAHAYIYVMRGTPLLLQLFFFCFGLPQIPVIGEYLVMDRFVAASLGFILNYGAYFAEIFRGGLLSIDKGQHEAAKVLGLSRWQTLRKVILAQMFRVALPAVANESITLVKDTALLYAVAVPELLNFAKTAVNRDFTVTPFVVAGVIYLLMTLVLTLFFKLLEKRFKFE
- a CDS encoding amino acid ABC transporter substrate-binding protein, with the protein product MKRQGIWVLLVIMALAVVTGCSSSGGKDGKLVIGIDDKFAPMGFRDDNNEIVGFDIDYAKAAAAKMGREVTFQPIDWSAKESELNSGRIDMIWNGYTITDERKDKVLFTKPYLENSQVVVVLADSALAKLQDLAGKEIGLQSLSSAADALDANPIKAELGGVSEFTDNVLALTDLKSGRLDGVVIDEVVARYYIAKEPDTYKLMEESLAPEQYGIGIKKGNEALLDELQKALDELGSDGTAAGISTKWFGENKVLN
- a CDS encoding pectate lyase; translated protein: MFLKKVVGLLLSVALLSSFYVASPPEVSAATPIVVNSTIVVPAGQTYDGSGQTFVANPSTLGDGSQAENQKPIFRLEKNATLKNVIIGAPGADGVHCYGNATISNVTWQDVGEDALTLKASGTVNITGGGAYKAYDKVFQINAAGTINIKNFKANDIGKLARQNGGTSFTVNFTLDNSDISNVKDSIFRTDSSSSAAKITNTRYRSVPALFKGFASGKTSQSGNTQY
- a CDS encoding GDSL-type esterase/lipase family protein — encoded protein: MTEEELDAMWEEQMQQEKEEKVKKYSILNTLALQGQTVLAGSSLMEFFPVNELQQTLEKRTVIYNRGIAGYVTRELLEALEVCVLELAPSRLFINIGTNDISSADGEYELGKLLANYNEILTRIGERLPECKVYVMAYYPVNAKAEFPGMDEELRANYFRTRTNAALLEANRAVEELAVKHGYEFINVNEGLMDAEGNLKEEYTMDGVHMYANGYAVVLNNLKGYL
- a CDS encoding MFS transporter; translation: MQLVTIFLGFVVFGISENIKGPAIPRIQLSFNLDEGQLGTLLSLNALGYLIACSFTAVLVRKWGIKAVTMISFASMVLSGVLIYLSHSYPLFASSYFLMYIGNGMLEIGLAILGARIFVKNTGFMMNLSHFFYGLSSTVAPLLATGVMSMSVFGHLLDWRGMYLVMLSLCLLPILSALRSTYPGDDLPQEDRTSFRTLTRDPALWMMVMILSFGVVSELAVGGWLVNFLEKAYAWDTIRASGLLSAFFLVFSLGRLVLGALTDRIGFVLSLIIFSCFSAVCTFAALAGGERLAFLFALSGAGIAIIYPTVMAFIARRYPNGSDTAITFVVTLMGLGSVIGNYIIGWVIEAVKAFYGSTTELGLLRGLQAGYGFIGLCAAVCSLSGIVLYVYLKRRRELI